Proteins encoded in a region of the Leifsonia sp. PS1209 genome:
- a CDS encoding DsrE family protein, which produces MTDAVTSGVVVHLDEADSAKHAAVLRNVSNLIDALEQGTDIELVVHGPGISILLLDSPHYETVRTLQHRGLTVDACRNTLRSEHIDAEQLVADTVIVPSGIAHLVIRQREGWAYLRP; this is translated from the coding sequence ATGACCGACGCCGTAACGTCCGGTGTGGTTGTTCACCTCGATGAGGCCGACTCCGCCAAGCACGCCGCCGTCCTCAGGAACGTCAGCAACCTCATCGACGCCCTCGAACAGGGAACAGACATCGAGCTAGTCGTCCACGGGCCAGGGATCAGCATCCTTCTGCTCGACAGCCCGCACTACGAAACCGTCCGCACGCTCCAACACCGCGGACTCACCGTCGACGCCTGCCGGAACACTCTCCGAAGCGAACACATCGACGCCGAGCAACTTGTGGCCGATACCGTCATCGTTCCTTCCGGCATCGCTCACCTCGTGATCCGTCAACGCGAAGGCTGGGCCTACCTACGGCCGTGA
- the trxA gene encoding thioredoxin, with the protein MSTVTLTAGTLKGQIEQNDIVLIDFWAAWCGPCRMFAPVFETASAQHPDIVFGKVDSETEQELAAAAGITSIPTLMAFRDGVLVFSQPGALPARDLEDLIGQIRAIDPAELTAAKART; encoded by the coding sequence GTGAGCACCGTCACCCTCACCGCCGGCACACTGAAGGGTCAGATCGAGCAGAACGACATCGTCCTGATCGACTTCTGGGCGGCCTGGTGCGGCCCCTGCCGCATGTTCGCCCCCGTTTTCGAGACCGCATCCGCGCAGCACCCGGACATCGTCTTCGGCAAAGTCGACTCCGAGACCGAGCAGGAACTCGCCGCGGCCGCCGGGATCACCTCGATCCCCACCCTCATGGCTTTCCGCGACGGGGTCCTCGTGTTCTCACAGCCAGGAGCGCTCCCCGCCAGGGACCTCGAAGACCTGATCGGCCAGATCCGCGCCATCGATCCGGCTGAACTCACCGCCGCCAAGGCCCGCACCTGA
- a CDS encoding ArdC family protein yields MREFKIMSGKVTIRSAKERQADTEALHASIAEQVQQLAESGQWRAFLEFARSFHNYSLNNLLLILSQNPNATVVAGFRQWQTRGRQVRKGEKAIKIFGYRERKASRDDDKDETEGEQQVVRYFPTLSVFDIAQTDPIEGAEPLPQNPTRRLTGHDDHGVIAPLTTHLQANGWSVQRAPLMNASGYTDPGLHRVTLAENLAIEHAAKTLIHETAHIKLRHVEDLDEYHAHRGQMEVEAESVAYIVAGLSGFDTSAYSIGYITGWSGEDTALVRDTAARVLKAAHTIAAVIEKPH; encoded by the coding sequence ATGAGGGAGTTCAAGATCATGAGCGGCAAAGTCACCATCCGGAGCGCGAAGGAGCGACAGGCAGACACGGAGGCACTCCACGCGTCGATCGCAGAGCAGGTCCAACAACTCGCCGAAAGCGGCCAGTGGCGGGCGTTCCTTGAGTTCGCCCGCTCCTTCCACAACTACAGCCTGAACAACCTCCTCCTGATCCTCTCCCAGAACCCCAACGCGACCGTCGTCGCCGGCTTCCGACAGTGGCAGACCAGGGGACGACAAGTTCGCAAAGGCGAGAAGGCAATCAAGATCTTCGGCTACCGCGAGAGGAAGGCCAGCCGCGACGACGACAAAGACGAGACCGAAGGCGAACAACAAGTGGTGCGCTACTTCCCCACCCTTTCCGTGTTCGACATTGCACAGACCGACCCAATCGAAGGAGCCGAACCTCTCCCCCAGAACCCAACCCGCCGCCTAACCGGCCACGACGACCACGGCGTCATCGCTCCGCTGACCACGCACCTCCAAGCCAACGGCTGGAGTGTCCAACGCGCACCGCTCATGAACGCGAGCGGGTACACGGATCCCGGACTGCACCGGGTGACCCTGGCGGAAAACCTGGCAATCGAGCACGCGGCCAAAACACTCATTCACGAAACCGCGCATATCAAGCTGCGCCACGTCGAGGATCTCGACGAGTACCACGCCCACCGGGGGCAGATGGAGGTGGAAGCCGAATCGGTCGCCTACATCGTCGCCGGCCTGTCCGGGTTCGATACCAGCGCGTACAGCATCGGCTACATCACGGGTTGGTCCGGCGAGGACACGGCCCTCGTTCGAGACACGGCCGCGCGAGTACTAAAGGCAGCGCACACGATTGCGGCAGTCATCGAAAAGCCTCACTAG
- a CDS encoding metal-sensitive transcriptional regulator — MATTAADIKPVLNRLRRAQGQLNAVIAAVENGGKCRDVVIQLAAVSSALDKAGFQIISTAMQKCITDPDDDSDPMTVEELQKLFMTLA, encoded by the coding sequence GTGGCAACTACCGCCGCCGACATCAAGCCCGTCCTCAACCGGCTCCGCCGCGCGCAGGGCCAGCTCAACGCCGTCATCGCCGCCGTCGAGAACGGCGGCAAATGCCGCGACGTCGTCATCCAGCTCGCCGCAGTCTCAAGTGCGCTCGACAAGGCCGGCTTCCAGATCATCTCCACCGCCATGCAGAAATGCATCACCGACCCCGACGACGACTCCGACCCGATGACGGTCGAAGAGCTCCAGAAGCTCTTCATGACTCTCGCGTGA